In the Desulfosporosinus acidiphilus SJ4 genome, CAGCGAATCAAATTCATGAGTTCCTGTGTTTCCTGAGGATTCATTCCTGCAGCAGGTTCGTCAAGTAACAGCAGTTTTGGTTCCGTGGCTAAGGCCCGGGCAATTTCCAGACGGCGCTGTTCACCATAAGGTAAGTTCTTGGCTGTTTCGTTTGCTTTATCTTCGAGATGAAATATTTTAAGCAATTCCATGGCTTTGTTCTGCATTTCCTTTTCACCTGAATAGAAACCAGGCAAACGAAACAATGCACTCATGGTAGTATAGGCTGTGCGCTGATGATAAGCTATCTTGACATTTTCAATAACACTCATATCACTGAACAGACGAATATTTTGGAAAGTTCGAGCCATTCCTCGGGAAGTTACTTGATAGGGTTTAAGCCCACAGATGCTTTTCCCTTGAAAAAGAATGTCTCCTTCTGTTTTATCATAAACCCCGGTGAGAAGATTAAAGACCGTCGTTTTGCCTGCACCGTTTGGACCAATGAGACCAATGAGCTCACCCTCATTAATCTCAATATTTAATTCTGAAACAGCCTTTAGTCCACCGAAGGCCTTGGATAGATTATCAATTTTTAGAAGAGGCATTCTTTTCACCCTTCTTTCCCAAGAAACTTAAGCTGAATTCCTTTGTTCCCATTAATCCTGTAGGTCTGAAAATCATCATGACAATTAATAATATTGCGGTAATTACAAGCCGCCATTCAGGGAAGCTAGACAAGAATGCCGACACTAAAGTCATAACAATAGCACCGACAATACCGCCTGTTATACTTCCTAACCCTCCCAGAACAACCATAACTAAGATATCGAAAGACTTCAAAAAGGAGAACGTCATAGGTTGAATAATATACATGTAATTAGCGTAAATTCCACCTGCCAGTCCGGCAAAAAAAGCTCCCATGGTAAAAGCCATAACCTTATATTTCGTCGTGTTGACACCCATAGATTCCGCAGCGATCTCATTTTCACGAACAGAGATACACGCACGTCCATGAGTGGAATTAACAAAGTTCTTAATTAAAATAACGCTGATAACCATCAAAAAGTAGGCCCATGTCCAAGTTATTTTGCTTGGCAGAGTAAACCCTGCTGCTCCGCCCACATAGTCGGTATTTAAGAAAATAATCCGCACAATTTCACCAAATCCCAAAGTAGCAATCGCCAGATAATCTCCGTTAAGACGGAGGGTTGGCAGACCAACTAATATGCCGGCTATTCCTGCCACGATCGCCCCAGCCAGAAGTCCCAAAACCAAAGGGCCATGGTGTATTGCCGTAACAATCGCTGATATATAGGCACCTACGGCCATAAATCCTGCGTGACCAATTGAAAACTGTCCTGTAATACCGTTAATTAAATTTAAGCTTGTTGAGAGAATAATATAGATACATATAAGGATTAACGTTAACTTAAAGAAAGGCGGCATTATATCAACCACTATTAATCCTTGTACAACGGCGTAAATAATAGCGATCGCCACAAGGGCAACTATATTTTTGCGGTTGAACCAGTTGCTCATTTTTCTCACCTACACTTTCTCACGTACATTTTTACCAAATAGACCGCTTGGTTTAATAATAAGGACAAGAATCAGGATGAGAAAGGCAACGGCATCCCGCCATGTTGAAGCTCCAAAGCCACTCACAATCGATTCTACCAAACCTAACACTAAGCCTCCGACCATGGCACCGGGAATAATTCCAATTCCGCCTAATACTGCTGCTACGAATGCTTTTAAGCCTGGAATAATTCCCATAAGTGGATCAATCGTGTTAAAATAAACGCCCATTAAAACACCAGCCGCAGCGGCTAAAGCTGAGCCGATTGCAAAGGTAAAAGAAATAATATTATTGGTATTGATGCCCATTAACAAGGCGGCATCTTTATTATAGGAAACAGCTCTCATAGCTTTTCCCATTTTTGTGAATTGGACAATAAAGTGAAGCAAGGCCATAAGAACGACAGAGGTTACTATCATGACGACATCGCCATATTTAAAAACTACGCCGCCTATATTATAAATTGTTTCCGGAAAAACCGGCGGATAAGTGCGTACTTGTGCTGTTACAACCAGCATGCCGCCATACTCCAGAAACAAGGATACCCCAATGGCCGTAATTAAGGCTGCGATTCGAGAAGCGTTGCGCAAGGGCTTATAGGCAATACGCTCAATAATAACGCCCAAAATTGCACAAGTAATCATTGCGAGAAGTAATGCCGGCAAAAAAGGTAGGTGCAAAACTGTTGTCGCATACCATCCCGCATAAGCTCCCACCATCATAACGTCTCCATGGGCAAAATTGATCAATTTTACAATACCGTAGACCATGGTATATCCTAAGGCGATCAGCGCGTAGATACTTCCTAACGACAGACCGTTGACAATTTGTTGAAAAACTTCTCTTATAATACTACTCCCCATATACTCACTCCCTTTTCTGCTAACCTTCCCAATTAGAAGAGAGAGGGTGAAATCATACCCCTCCCTCTTACCACGGGATGGTCTTTGTTCATTTTTTGGTAGCTTTGCTACTCATATCTCTCTTAGGGAGCAACCCTTGTCAAGAAAACAGATTTTCCATTTTTGTTTTCTTTGATAACGGCACTCTTTACTGGATTGTGAGTTTTTGGATCGATGGTAATCTCCCCGCCGACTCCTTGAAATCCTTTCATATTCTCTAAAGCTGTGCGGATTTTTTCAGGATCTGTACTTTTAGCATCACTAATTGCTTTGATGAGAAGGTTAGCTGCATCGTAGCCCAGAGCTGCCATAGCATTAGGTTCGCTGTTAAACTTCGCCTTATAATCTTTAACAAATGTGGCCATGCCGGGATCGTCTGTCGCTACGTGATCAACATAGTAGGTATTGTTCAAGGCATCATTGCCGCCGATATTAAAGAGCTGCGGATCATCCCATCCGTCTCCGCCCATAAATGGCATGTTCATGCCTAACTCACGAGCTTGTTTAACAATCAGGCCCACTTCTTGATAATAGCCGGGTAACCAAACCATATCGGGGTTCTGCGCTTTGATACGAGTTAAGATGGAACGAAAATCTTTATCACTGCCTGCAACATATTGTTCAGTTTCAACGATCTGTCCATTCCCCTTCTTAAAGTTCGTTACAAAAGCATCTGCCAAGCCCTTAGAGTAATCACTTTTTTGGTCAATAATAACTGCAGCTGTCTTTGCCTTTAATGTATTAAGAGCAAAATTCGCGGCCACTTGACCCTGGAACGGGTCAATAAAACAGGCCCGGAAAATCCAGGGACGAACTTGCCCGGTTGCCGGGTCAACAGTAACCTTGGCATTCGTACCGCTCGGCGAAATCATTGGAATTTTGTTATCAGTTACTACAGGCACAGCAGCCAAAGTTACGGAACTTGTCATTGAACCAATAACGGCCACAACTTTATCTTGGGTAACCAACTTAGTGACGGCAGAGGTTGATTCTCCGGCATCTGATTTATTATCGGCAGCAACCAGGGTTAATTGTTTGCCCAGAACACCGCCCTTGGCATTTTGTTGGTCAAAGGCCAGGTTAATAGCATTTTGAGCTGCTTGACCGAACATAGCCGTCCCGCCAGTTAACTCTAAATTGCCACCGATCTTAATAGGTCCGCTCGAATCACTCGTAGCAGCCTTCTGAGTTGTTCCGCATCCTGCAATCAAAGATACGCTCAGCAATGCTGCCAGTCCCATTGAAAATACCTTGTTTAGTCTTTTCACTTCTTCTCCTCCTCAGCATAACTATATTTGTCTATTGGCTGTTTTTATGTATTTGTCCACGCCCCCTCCCAACCTTTTATTAAAAGCCCCAGTCAAAGTATATCTCAGTGACTGGGGCTTCTTTGCCTTAATATTCTTTTCTTATTAAACTAAGCAACTCCTAAAAGCTTACTTAACTCTGTAAAAACATTTTAACTTTTGTATAAGATTTAGTCAAGATGTATTCTGTACTATGATAAATTTTGATTATCGAATATTTCGAATTATGGATTAACGTGGGTTAATAATGTCTTTTTGCCGTCAACCATTTTAATGATAACTGCGCTCTTCACTGGGTTGTGAGTTTTAGGATCAACGGATATTACTCCCGTTACTCCTTTGAAATCTTTTGTATTTTCTAGAGCAGTGCGGATTTTCTCTGCATTTGTACTCCCTGCAGTTTTAATGGCGGATATTAACATTTCGGCAG is a window encoding:
- a CDS encoding ABC transporter ATP-binding protein, producing MPLLKIDNLSKAFGGLKAVSELNIEINEGELIGLIGPNGAGKTTVFNLLTGVYDKTEGDILFQGKSICGLKPYQVTSRGMARTFQNIRLFSDMSVIENVKIAYHQRTAYTTMSALFRLPGFYSGEKEMQNKAMELLKIFHLEDKANETAKNLPYGEQRRLEIARALATEPKLLLLDEPAAGMNPQETQELMNLIRWIRDHFKLTILLIEHDMSLVMGVCERIYVLDYGMIIAHGVPEQIKQNPKVIEAYLGEEVV
- a CDS encoding branched-chain amino acid ABC transporter permease, producing the protein MSNWFNRKNIVALVAIAIIYAVVQGLIVVDIMPPFFKLTLILICIYIILSTSLNLINGITGQFSIGHAGFMAVGAYISAIVTAIHHGPLVLGLLAGAIVAGIAGILVGLPTLRLNGDYLAIATLGFGEIVRIIFLNTDYVGGAAGFTLPSKITWTWAYFLMVISVILIKNFVNSTHGRACISVRENEIAAESMGVNTTKYKVMAFTMGAFFAGLAGGIYANYMYIIQPMTFSFLKSFDILVMVVLGGLGSITGGIVGAIVMTLVSAFLSSFPEWRLVITAILLIVMMIFRPTGLMGTKEFSLSFLGKKGEKNASSKN
- a CDS encoding branched-chain amino acid ABC transporter permease: MGSSIIREVFQQIVNGLSLGSIYALIALGYTMVYGIVKLINFAHGDVMMVGAYAGWYATTVLHLPFLPALLLAMITCAILGVIIERIAYKPLRNASRIAALITAIGVSLFLEYGGMLVVTAQVRTYPPVFPETIYNIGGVVFKYGDVVMIVTSVVLMALLHFIVQFTKMGKAMRAVSYNKDAALLMGINTNNIISFTFAIGSALAAAAGVLMGVYFNTIDPLMGIIPGLKAFVAAVLGGIGIIPGAMVGGLVLGLVESIVSGFGASTWRDAVAFLILILVLIIKPSGLFGKNVREKV
- a CDS encoding ABC transporter substrate-binding protein, with the protein product MKRLNKVFSMGLAALLSVSLIAGCGTTQKAATSDSSGPIKIGGNLELTGGTAMFGQAAQNAINLAFDQQNAKGGVLGKQLTLVAADNKSDAGESTSAVTKLVTQDKVVAVIGSMTSSVTLAAVPVVTDNKIPMISPSGTNAKVTVDPATGQVRPWIFRACFIDPFQGQVAANFALNTLKAKTAAVIIDQKSDYSKGLADAFVTNFKKGNGQIVETEQYVAGSDKDFRSILTRIKAQNPDMVWLPGYYQEVGLIVKQARELGMNMPFMGGDGWDDPQLFNIGGNDALNNTYYVDHVATDDPGMATFVKDYKAKFNSEPNAMAALGYDAANLLIKAISDAKSTDPEKIRTALENMKGFQGVGGEITIDPKTHNPVKSAVIKENKNGKSVFLTRVAP